The Oryza brachyantha chromosome 7, ObraRS2, whole genome shotgun sequence genomic interval aagaaaaggcgGGGTGAACGGTAATAAAACCTTAATCAAacgaaaagaaagaaacagtgGAAGAAGACGAGCCAGCAGGTTTGCAGCTTTTCGTGGTTTGTTTATTACTGACAACTCTTCTTAACAAACTGTTGTTTATAGCTGTTCAGAACCGAAAAAAAGACGTAAGCATAACTGTAGTAAAACCTTACCCGGAagaaagaaacagaggaaaagACGGAGTAGTTATTACTAACTCTCCtctaaacaaacaaacagcTGTTTAGAACGTGGCGCTCCCTTGGTTGATTTCATCAACGAGGAAAGCGACAAACAGGTGATTGCGAAATGTTGGGGACCATATATATGGGGACGTAAGCATGCACGCATCAACATCTTTACTACTAAAAATGCCAATCATATACTTGCTGACATTAATTCTACTAGGCAGACTGAAATGATCCTTCGGTTCGCCAATCTGTCTCTAAGCTCAAATCGATCCAGTGCGGTTCTTCTTTCTACATTGCTGCATTTTTATGGTTCTACTTGCTGTATCCTCAAAAGAAAGATCACTGAATTTATGCCTGTGTACTGCTCAAAAGTGTGTTCAACCGCTAACACTACTAGTCTACTGTGGGTAGTACTAGTGACAGAATCCAAAACCATGAATGCACCAGACGCGCACTACATTAGTTGAATTGATCTTTTTTCCTTTGGGACGAACGGGGTCAGTGGTTTGCAAATGGCACGGAGTGGTCCATGGGTGTGTTATGGACCCCAAGTTGATCGCAGCAGTGATTTTTGCGTCTTCCCTTTACTCCATGGAAGCAGGTCATGGATACGATTGAATTTTCCCAGGTTGCCCATGTGCCGCAGCAGCACAAAGCTAAGACCCTGTCTGTTTCCTCTTTGAACACtgattagaaaatataaactattaataaaactcatttccagactatttcacgagacgaatctattgagcccaattaatctatgattaacGAATATAATGCTACCGTAAACCtttgctaatcatagattaattagtttaaaaatatgtctaatgaaatagcctttatttatacaattagttttgttatcattCTATATTTTATACCCTACGGTTACACATACTTTCAATGCCAAACGTATTaaagtaaaattaaataaaattttgttgtgcAGATTTAGATTAGTAGATTTTCCCTGGTTCCGAAGCTTCTTTCTTGGTCCGTATTGTTACCTAACTAAAccctccgtcccgaaataaaCCAATTTCTACGTTTTTAgattgaatttttgactcttcatcttatttgaaatttttttatgatttatatttttattgttattacagataaaacataaaatcttcgtcttattgaaattttttatgatttatatttttatttttattacatgataaaatataaatagtaatttacttgtgactatttttttcaattttttaataaattttttaaataaaacgaatgttAAAAGCTCTACAGAAAAATCTCTGAAATCGTTTTCTTGACGGAGTAGTACAAGGACCGACCAAATCGGAAGCACGTGTCGACACCCATGGAAGAGgcagaataaaaaaaactaggatCCTACCAGTAGGTTGCGGACTAGTCAATTCTCTTCCTCGGGAAGCCAAGTGGTGACCTGACCTGAACCTCGCTTGTTTTGTGTGTTGTGTTGACGTAGGTGCATCCGGACAGATTATCTTTCTGTTTCGCGTGGGAGGAGTATGGGCAATGGCAAGCAAGGAAGATGGGAAGCTTACGTGATGTGGTTGGGAGACATGGCCATGAAGAAGACGGTGGTTTTGGTAGGGTCGATGCGCCTGTCGACCCACTTGGCCCACGTCTTGAGCACCTCCCTGTAGGCGATCGGCCGGTCTACCAGCGCgtacctgctgctgctccaccatccctccttccccttccccttggGATCAGCGCCTCTGTTCTTCCTGCAATTCCTTGGAAATAAGGAAAGGACTGGAATGAAATGCAAAAGGAGAGTAGAGAGTGAAAGACTGACAGCACTTTGATGTCGAAGGTGTTGAGCCACCAGATGTAGGTGTTGAAGACGAGGTAGTGGACGCCCTTCCAGTTGGCGGCGTGCTTGGCGATGGACCGCCACGCGATGACCCTGTCCCTCACGCTGTGCACCTGCGGGTCGTCGGAGTTGGACTGCACCAGGAACGGCGCCCAGTAGAACTCCACCGTCGCGTTGTACTCCTgcagcatccatccatccatcgttTCAATCAAATGAAATCATCAATCTAGTACGTGAGGAGTAGTAGGCAAGCAGGAGGAGTTACGTGCGCTCGGAAGACGTTGAGCGATCCGTTGTTGACGAACTTGGTGAGCGTCTTGTGTCCATGGGGAATGGCGGACTGGACGAGGCACACCATGGACTCCCACTGGTTCCGGTTGAGCGAGTCCCCCACGAACATCATCCGCTTGTTCCGCAGCCGCTCCAGCAGAGCCCGCGCGTCGAATCCCGGCAGGTCGCACCCCTCCggctgccaccgccaccgctggTACGACTCGTCCCGCCGCCCGTTCCGCATGCACGTCACCTGCTCCGTCAGGAACTCGCACTCCGGCTCCCTGTACAGGGGCGCCTGCCTCCCCTCCGCGTCGTACACCCACCACCCCTTGTACAGGTCGCAACcttcgccgctgctgctgttccccgctgccaccacctccacctgaTGCTTGTGTTGCAATTTGGGATGTGGAGGAGCAGTTGGGGTCGAAGacctggtggtggtggtgttgggTGAGACCAAGTAGATGGAGCTGACCTTTTGGTGCGCGGCCTCCTGCTcctggaggaggcggaggtcgGGGGAGCCGCTGGGTCTGGCGCGGGCGAGGGGCAGCCTGGCGACGGCGTGGTCGTTGACGTGGAGGAAGGtaacgacgaggaggagggagagcagtagggcggcggcgaaggaaaccgGGCCGGGCGTCCTGCGCGGGGTGGGCTGCTTGGCGGGCACCGGCGCGGGGGCAGGCGGCGGCTTCCGGCGCTGCTGCATCCGCATCTGCATCTGCAATGGTGAGGACCAAGGGATGgagcggggggggggggggggggggggggggagggggagggctTGTTCTTCTTCACTTGAGAAGCAGCAGCTTCGTTGGAACTTGCTCCATGgatgtggtgtggtgtggagGGGAATGGTATGGAATGGGAAGAAATCTTTGGGCTTCGTTGGAACTAGTCGTCGTCCACGTTTCCCTTTCTACCACACCACGTCCACGTGtactactctctctctctctcttcccaaATCCCGATTccatcttttggtttattcaaatcaaaatcaaaacatcctatcgtatatatatactcctccGACTACTGTACGTAATTTGTTGATGGATTAACGGAACAGACGCACCGACACCTTTCATCTACTACCATACCTGGACCACTTATATACTCCTCACTCCACTTTAATTCTTATTGTTTAGCAATCTTCTGAATCTATCTTTAtcatttttgttaaaatatatataataaaatacacTTTACAACTTATCTATATCCATATTGTCCTGGtaattcaaattatatatcCTAGAAGTATTACTAgtcaaaagttttaaaaatttaatcagacttgtccaaaacaacaacaaaaatagataTAGTAATATTAGTATTTCAAATACTCTTGTCTACTTatccatcacaaaatataaatatttctatattgttttataaatattaaggCTAAGAATAAAATACTGTGATgtccttaaatatatataacacatgAATGTGAGTGAGAGGGTATGTGATGGGAGAATTTTAAGCGTAAATCGATTGATACGATAAGTAGTGTCtgaataatattaaaaatatttatattttaaaataatattcaaaTGCTAAAATGTAACTTTGCACACAGAGAGTACTTGCTCTTTCCGTCtaccgtacgtacgtacgtcggTCGTATTGCCACTACCCTCGGTAACAACTAATAATGACAACCGATCGAACAGGGTAGCAATCAATCTCCTGCACCATCTAGCTGCTCGCCTACTTCTCCCTTccgtttaaaatttaaatattattcatgatatAAGTATATCTATTCTCATTTTTGTATTTCCATCGTTCAAATGATTCCAAACATAATCATATGCTTTGAGAGAAaactaatcaattcaaaaataaaaattatctctaaaatattttttatatttgcttaGTCTATACTAAACagcctaaaaataaatattttttcacaaCTGTAGTGTACCGTTGACTCCGTATGAAGATATAAAAAAGGGAACGGTACTGGATTATGCCAGGCCCAGGATGATACATCGGtcgtcttttatttttttgaatatatttgtaaataaaaataattatgaatataacttatatatgtccctatatttatatacttatatatatatattttcatagcaattaaaaaataaagctgaaaataaactataatgaaaaaatctaaaaattaattttaaatttatggttaaaaatttaaattcctaAGTACAAAAGCCAAAGAACGGTGATGACAATGATTTGTTCgcaagccaaacaatcaccttcGAGTATCTGGGATGGGACTGGATCGATCTATCAACAAGCATGAATGTATCATGATTTGATGACTGGACAATCGTGATTTATTCATGCTGTTTGCGTCACCGCGTCAAATCCACTGCTACGCTCATCATGAAAATACCATCCCTCGCAGGCTGAAGTACcttgtttgtaaaaaaaattctatattctTTAACAGGGATTAAAGTTTCTAAAAAACTAGGATATCcttttataaataatgaatGGACGACGGTGGGAGATAGGCgatgataaaaataagaaaattttatatagaaagtgATTAATGTGATACGTAGAGttgtgttttatatatttatacttgcAAAGAGAGCTGAAGCTAAAAGTGTTTATATATTAggatgaaattttttatattttagaatagagtGAGTACAACGGTATTACTATAAGACCATAGAGTttaacaaaatcaaattttttagTTATGTAGAATTTAAACTATAATAACTACACTTCTGTagtttaaacttaattgtTATAGGACCTGAGGCAGTAGTGGGTAAATTCCCCCAAAGTCCTTGACTGGGTAATAGGTCTAAAAGTGCTGCCGTTTCCTTTTTAGCCATAtacataatttgatttttctaaactgtaacAGCATTCTATTTTAGTTCGAtactaaatagttaaattagcACGGTTGATTCCTGATCAAATGAATGATGTTTTTGCGCCTGCCGAACCGGACCATTTTCAACGCTACTCCTTTAGTCCCaagacaaattaatttttcagtttttagatataatgtttgactatttatctttttttatgattaatatttttagttttattagatgataaattatgaatagtactttaagtgtgactaaatttttaaatttcttaaaatttttttttaaataaaatagatagtCAAACACTAGAGACAGAAACCAAAATGTTACATTTTTTAGAGACGAAGGAGTTAATAAATACTAACTCCGTTTCGAAATAAggtcatttttcagtttttagattcaatgttttgacttttcgtcttatttgaaatttttttgcaattaatatttttattactagatgataaaatatgaatagtactttacgcgtgactatttttttaaagttttttacaaattttttaaataaaaataaatggttaaacatttaaCACAGAAAAacgataaatgaaaaaacgaaaaatagagttattaCGAGACAACAGTAGTAATACCATTTTCAACGATAAACGTGGGAGAGATGTTGGCCTGGGCCTCCTAGGACTTGGACTGGACCGGGACAGCAAGTGTCAGtcgtgtgtttggttgggccTTATTCTTCTATTATTACTGGGCCGTCACGTCACGTCGTCTCTCTCCTATGCGCCAGTCGTCGTCGACTGCCAAGCCAAACAAGCGAAAGGAGTTGGGATTGAAGAAccagtcgtcgccgtcgtcgccggcaagTGAACGCACCCAATCTCTGGTCTCCCTCCGATCGATGTTCGCCAAGCCCAAGCGCCTTCTCCAAAAGGCTCTGCTGCATCAGGTTGCTGCTCCTTCCCTTCCAACCCCTACCTACTCCCTCCCCCGGTTTCCCCCTCTAGCTCCGACGAGATCGAACAGCTCAATTAGTTTGCTTGGGATTATTTGCTTTGCCTTGctgcagggaggaggaggaggaggaggaggaggaggaggaggaggaagagctgctgctgctgccgccgcccatgCCCATGCGGATGCGGCGCAGATGGACGCGCAGATCGCCCTTCACTACGGCGTCCCCTACACCGCCTCACTCCTCGCCTTCGACCCCGTCCagcgcctcctcgccgtcgccacacTGTCCGTTCCTACgtcctcttcttctcttctgcGCTTTCTCATACCCCTTGCATCTCTTCTCATGTGTAGTGTAGCAACACTTCTTCACGCATGTtgtattcttcttcttcttcactaTATCCATCTATATGTATGCTAGTATATGGTGAGTTCATGCCCTTTCCTGCACCTCAAACTGCAGGGACGGTAGGATTAAAATCATTGGAGGTGATAACATCGAGGGCCTCCTTATTTCACCCAACAGCCTCCCCTACAAGTTTTTGCAGGTTCGCTCATGCACTTCTGTCTAATTCTCCCGTGTTTTTTCTTCACCTATATTTTGTGGCCACGGTCTGCCCTTTACTCTTCATTCTACTGCATGTCTGATACTTGCTGTGTTAAGCTAACTGCCTACATTGATTCACACCTCCATGTTCCTGTTGCAGTTTATACAAAATCAGGGGCTTCTGATTGCCATTTCTAATGAGAATGAAATCCAGGTATGGCATTGAGCCGTTGAcacattttttccttttttgggTACATGTGTGCTATTTGGTTCACTCAATAAGGATGTCAACTAACTACCAAAGCTTACGAGCATGCTATCTGTTTTAGTTCAGCTATGTTTACTtgagaaatatattattactcTGTCCTCATTTCAGAAGAATATTGCCAGTTCTAGGGAATGTTGCATATAATTCCTGTGTGCCTTGTAGGTATGGAATCTTGAGTTCAGACAACTATTTTATTCTTCGCAGTGGGACATCAATATAACTGCTTTTGCAGTTATAGAGGGGACCTTTCTGATGTgagctatatatatggaaaCTTGTTTCCCCAccgttttaatttatttggctGGTGTATCTGTTGTACTATTAGTTTTTAACCTTTTCTTGTATGCTAAATCATTTTTCTGCATTCAGGTACATTGGAGATGAGAATGGCCTGCTTTCAGTACTGAAgtatgatgttgatgatgggaAACTTCAAAAGATGCCCTATAATGTTCCAATACATTCCTTAGCTGGTACGCCGGTGTCTTTTATGTGTCCTTttcaacaaatattttgagttaattttgtaCAATTCCTGTATAGGTTACTTAGCTGTTATACAGTTTGCTTCTATTGATATGCACATAACTCTAACCCTGAGCAAACAggattataatatattacacTATAGTTTGGACCTTCCATAGAAATATTTGACTTCTGGTGCAATAATGAATCTGAATTACTGCGAGCACAGGCATTGCTTTTCATGTGTTCTTGCAGTTTTGCATTATTATTCATTTAAATTACCAGAAGCACTTGTTGTCTTGCATAGTATGCCCACTTAAGTTCACCTGTTGGCTGATCCAAATCATTACTGACACCATTTCAGTGATTCTTTTTCTTAACATAGTCTGTGGTTGTTGACATTTGTTGGTTTAATTTCATCACAGAAGCAACTTGTGTTTCCTTAGAGGACCCCCAATCTATTGTTGGAATACTGCCGCAACCTGACACCTTTGGGACCAGGTAAGGCCTTCTTCAATCATAACTTGTAAAGCTTTTGGTCAATAACATCTAGTTATTgccattttcctttttgttgaCAGACCATCGGGGTAGTAAGAGTTAGGGAAAGTAGGTATAAGAAATAACCtcacttatcatttttttcttgttagcATGAAAACATTTCAGGAATGACAAATTACGGAACTAAATGTTATGAAATAAGAATCAAGTAAAAAAG includes:
- the LOC102719605 gene encoding protein ESKIMO 1-like isoform X3 yields the protein MQMRMQQRRKPPPAPAPVPAKQPTPRRTPGPVSFAAALLLSLLLVVTFLHVNDHAVARLPLARARPSGSPDLRLLQEQEAAHQKVSSIYLVSPNTTTTRSSTPTAPPHPKLQHKHQVEVVAAGNSSSGEGCDLYKGWWVYDAEGRQAPLYREPECEFLTEQVTCMRNGRRDESYQRWRWQPEGCDLPGFDARALLERLRNKRMMFVGDSLNRNQWESMVCLVQSAIPHGHKTLTKFVNNGSLNVFRAHEYNATVEFYWAPFLVQSNSDDPQVHSVRDRVIAWRSIAKHAANWKGVHYLVFNTYIWWLNTFDIKVLKNRGADPKGKGKEGWWSSSRYALVDRPIAYREVLKTWAKWVDRRIDPTKTTVFFMAMSPNHITVQRGNRQGLSFVLLRHMGNLGKFNRIHDLLPWSKGKTQKSLLRSTWGP
- the LOC102719605 gene encoding protein trichome birefringence-like 28 isoform X2 — protein: MQMRMQQRRKPPPAPAPVPAKQPTPRRTPGPVSFAAALLLSLLLVVTFLHVNDHAVARLPLARARPSGSPDLRLLQEQEAAHQKVEVVAAGNSSSGEGCDLYKGWWVYDAEGRQAPLYREPECEFLTEQVTCMRNGRRDESYQRWRWQPEGCDLPGFDARALLERLRNKRMMFVGDSLNRNQWESMVCLVQSAIPHGHKTLTKFVNNGSLNVFRAHEYNATVEFYWAPFLVQSNSDDPQVHSVRDRVIAWRSIAKHAANWKGVHYLVFNTYIWWLNTFDIKVLKNRGADPKGKGKEGWWSSSRYALVDRPIAYREVLKTWAKWVDRRIDPTKTTVFFMAMSPNHITPEAWGGSAGAVKCAMETQPIMNRTWGLDIGTDWRLHGVARGVLRSMRRVPVRFVDITALSELRKDAHTSVHTLRQGKLLTPEQQSDPRTYADCIHWCLPGLPDTWNHFLYAHIVAHAA
- the LOC102719605 gene encoding protein trichome birefringence-like 28 isoform X1, yielding MQMRMQQRRKPPPAPAPVPAKQPTPRRTPGPVSFAAALLLSLLLVVTFLHVNDHAVARLPLARARPSGSPDLRLLQEQEAAHQKVSSIYLVSPNTTTTRSSTPTAPPHPKLQHKHQVEVVAAGNSSSGEGCDLYKGWWVYDAEGRQAPLYREPECEFLTEQVTCMRNGRRDESYQRWRWQPEGCDLPGFDARALLERLRNKRMMFVGDSLNRNQWESMVCLVQSAIPHGHKTLTKFVNNGSLNVFRAHEYNATVEFYWAPFLVQSNSDDPQVHSVRDRVIAWRSIAKHAANWKGVHYLVFNTYIWWLNTFDIKVLKNRGADPKGKGKEGWWSSSRYALVDRPIAYREVLKTWAKWVDRRIDPTKTTVFFMAMSPNHITPEAWGGSAGAVKCAMETQPIMNRTWGLDIGTDWRLHGVARGVLRSMRRVPVRFVDITALSELRKDAHTSVHTLRQGKLLTPEQQSDPRTYADCIHWCLPGLPDTWNHFLYAHIVAHAA